A region from the Fundulus heteroclitus isolate FHET01 chromosome 22, MU-UCD_Fhet_4.1, whole genome shotgun sequence genome encodes:
- the LOC110366694 gene encoding E3 ubiquitin/ISG15 ligase TRIM25-like, whose product MEQNRLDRETISCSICLDLLKDPVTIPCGHSYCMKCIKAHWDGEDQRRIHSCPDCRETFIPRPALKKNTMLAVLVEQLKKTGLQAAPNDRCYAGPEDVACDVCTGRKLKAIKSCLVCLASYCEKHLQPHYDSAAFQKHKLVEPSKNLQENICFCHDEVMKMFCRTDQKCICYLCLMVDHKGHDTVPAAAERTARQRELQVRRENIQQRIQDREKDVKLLKKDMEAINRSADKTVEDSEKVFTELICLIQKRRSEVKQQIRSQQETEGSRVKELQEKLEQEITELKRKDAELKQLSDTEDHNQFLHNYPSLSALSESTHSSSIKIRPLSYFEDVTAAVSELRDQLQDILRDTWTNISVRLTEVNVSLSEPEPKSRAGFLKYSCEITLDPNTAHSYLLLSGANRKVTLMNQPQSYSFHPDRFTDWYQILSRESLTGRCYWEVEWREFVRVAVAYKNISRAGGGAQCGFGYNDKSWALDCYQKGYNFWHNDMWTSVSGPVSSRVAVYLDHRAGILSFYSVSETMTLLHRVQTTFTQPLHAGVEVLGSAEFCKPK is encoded by the coding sequence ATGGAGCAGAACCGGCTGGACCGAGAAACCATCTCCTGTTcaatctgtctggatctactgaaggatccggtgactattccctgtggacacagctactgtatgaagtGTATTAAAGCACACTGGGATGGAGAGGATCAGAGAagaatccacagctgccctgattgCAGGGAGACCTTCATACCGAGGCCTGCtctgaagaaaaacaccatgttagcagttttggtggagcagctgaagaagactggactccaagctgctcctaATGATCGctgctatgctggacctgaagatgtggcctgtgatgtctgcactggaagaaaactgaaagccatcaaGTCCTGTTTAGTCTGTTTGGCCTCTTACtgtgagaaacaccttcagccACATTATGATTCAGCTGCATTTcagaaacacaagctggtggagccctccaagaacctccaggagaacatctgcttttgtcatgatgaggtgatgaagatgttctgccGTACTGACCAGAAGTGCATCTGTTATCTCTGTTTAATGGTTGACCATAAAGGTCATGACACAgtcccagctgcagcagaaaggacggcgaggcagagagagctccaggtgagacgagaaaacatccagcagagaatccaggacagagagaaagatgtgaagctgcttaAGAAGGACATGGAGGCCATCAACCgctctgctgataaaacagtggaggacagtgagaaggTCTTCACTGAGCTGATCTgtctcatccagaaaagaagatctgaggtgaagcagcagatcagatcccagcaggaaactgaagggagtcgagtcaaagagcttcaggagaagctggagcaggagatcactgagctgaagaggaaagacgctgagctgaagcagctctcagacacagaggatcacaaccagtttctccacaactacccctcactgtcagcactcagtgagtctacacactcatccagcatcaagatccgtcctctgagctactttgaggatgtgacagcagctgtgtcagagctcagagatcaactacaggacatcctgagagacacatggacaaacatctcaGTGAGACTCACTGAGGTAAATGTTtcactgtcagaaccagaaccaaagagcagagctggattcCTGAAATATTCATGTGAAATcacactggatccaaacacagcacACAGTTATCTGTTACTATCAGGGGcaaacaggaaggtgacattgATGAATCAACCTCAGTCTTATTCTTTTCACCCAGACAGATTCACTGATTGGTACCAGATTctgagtagagagagtctgactggacgttgttactgggaggtggagtggagagAGTTTGTTCGTGTAGCAGTCGCATACAAGAATATTagcagagcaggaggaggggCACAATGTGGATTTGGATATAATGACAAATCTTGGGCATTAGATTGTTACCAAAAAGGTTATAATTTTTGGCACAACGACATGTGGACATCTGTCTCAGGTCCAGTTTCCTCCAGAGTAGcagtgtacctggatcacagagcaggtattctgtccttctacagcgtctctgaaaccatgactctcctccacagagtccagactaCCTTCACTCAGCCGTTACATGCTGGAGTTGAGGTTCTaggttctgctgagttctgtaAACCCAAATAG